A genomic segment from Necator americanus strain Aroian chromosome III, whole genome shotgun sequence encodes:
- a CDS encoding hypothetical protein (NECATOR_CHRIII.G11483.T1) has translation MLRLARSSITRSLVRGYAKDIKFGAEGRKAMLVGVDLLADAVSVTMGPKGRNVILEQSWGGPKITKDGVTVAKAIELKDKYHNLGAKLIQDVANKTNEEAGDGTTCATILARSITKEGFENISKGANAVEIRRGVMTAVDLIVDDLKVQSKKVTTPDEIAQVATISANGDKAIGNLISEAMKKVGTKGVITVKDGKTLNDELELIEGMKFDRGYISPYFINTTKGAKVEYEKALVLMSEKKISNVQDIVPALELANKVRKPLVVIAEDIDGEALTTMVLNRLKVGLQVVAVKAPGFGDNRKNTLRDMAIATGGTVFGDDSNLVKLEDIQLSDFGEVEEVTVTKDDTLLLRGKGEPAEIEKRIEQISDELENSTSEYEKEKLNERLAKLSKGVAVLKVGGASEVEVNEKKDRFTDALCATRAAVEEGIVPGGGVALLRALKSLDKFKAPNENQHVGVNIIRKAVREPICTIVKNAGIEPASIVEKILANTNPGYGYDALNDKFVDMFEAGIIDPTKVVRTALQDAAGVASLLATTECVVTELPKEEPVPGMGGAGMGGMGGMGGGMY, from the exons ATGCTGCGATTAGCCAGGTCTAGCATTACCCGTAGTCTTGTCAGAGGATATGCCAAAGACATCAAGTTTGGAGCAGAAGGCCGTAAAGCCATGCTAGTTGGTGTTGACTTGTTAGCTGACGCCGTCTCAGTAACTATGGGTCCCAAA GGCAGAAACGTCATTCTTGAACAATCATGGGGAGGTCCTAAGATCACCAAAGATGGAGTCACAGTTGCAAAAGCTATTGAACTGAAAGATAAATACCATAATCTAGGAGCTAAGCTTATCCAA GATGTCGCCAATAAGACCAATGAAGAAGCTGGAGATGGTACTACTTGCGCTACAATCCTTGCCCGCTCAATAACTAAAGAAGGTTTTGAAAATATCAGCAAAGGAGCCAATGCTGTTGAGATTCGACGTGGTGTCATGACGGCAGTAGATCTTATTGTAGATGATCTGAAAGTTCAGAGCAAGAAG GTTACGACTCCTGACGAGATCGCTCAGGTTGCCACTATATCAGCAAATGGTGACAAAGCCATTGGAAATCTTATCTCGGAAGCCATGAAAAAG GTTGGAACGAAAGGTGTAATCACCGTGAAAGATGGGAAGACCTTGAATGATGAATTAGAGCTGATTGAGGGCATGAAGTTTGACCGGGGTTACATTTCCCCTTATTTCATAAATACTACTAAAGGAGCTAAG GTGGAGTACGAGAAGGCTCTGGTGCTTATGAGCGAGAAGAAAATTAGCAATGTACAAGACATTGTCCCGGCCCTTGAACTTGCCAATAAGGTTAGGAAACCTCTTGTAGTCATCGCCGAAGATATCGACGGGGAGGCTCTCACCACTATGGTTCTTAATAGGCTGAAG GTAGGACTTCAAGTTGTTGCAGTCAAAGCTCCTGGGTTTGGTGATAACAGGAAGAACACACTAAGAGATATGGCTATTGCAACTGGTGGTACTGTATTTGGAGACGACTCAAATCTAGTCAAGCTTGAAGACATTCAGTTGAGCGACTTCGGAGAG GTAGAGGAAGTGACCGTTACGAAGGACGATACCCTTTTATTGCGTGGTAAAGGAGAACCTGCCgaaatagagaaaagaatTGAACAAATCAGCGATGAACTTGAGAACTCCACCAGCGAATACGAAAAG GAAAAGCTGAACGAACGTCTTGCCAAACTGTCCAAAGGCGTTGCGGTCTTGAAAGTGGGTGGAGCTTCAGAAGTTGAGgttaacgagaaaaaagaccGTTTCACTGATGCTCTTTGCGCCACTCGTGCTGCTGTTGAGGAAGGAATTGTTCCCGGCGGAGGTGTTGCTCTTCTTCGAGCTCTAAAGAGTCTTGACAAGTTCAAG GCTCCGAATGAGAACCAGCATGTAGGAGTAAACATTATAAGAAAGGCAGTTCGTGAACCAATCTGCACGATTGTGAAGAACGCTGGGATCGAACCTGCTTCGATTGTTGAGAAG ATTCTCGCGAACACTAACCCTGGATACGGATATGACGCTCTCAATGACAAATTCGTAGACATGTTCGAAGCCGGTATCATTGACCCTACTAAG GTAGTACGAACAGCTCTACAAGATGCTGCCGGCGTAGCCTCTTTGCTGGCGACAACAGAGTGTGTTGTGACAGAATTACCTAAGGAAGAGCCAGTCCCAGGAATGGGTGGCGCTGGCATGGGCGGCATGGGAGGAATGGGTGGAGGAATGTACTAA
- a CDS encoding hypothetical protein (NECATOR_CHRIII.G11484.T1) — MFLTAVRRAITSDILKSFKPLHDRVLVERLAAETKTKGGIMLPEKSQGKVLEATVISVGPGGRNEKGEIIPMSVKAGDHVLLPEYGGTKVVVDEKEYSIFREQDLLGVFH, encoded by the exons ATGTTTCTTACGGCAGTTCGACGTGCTATC actAGTGACATCCTAAAATCCTTCAAACCGTTACATGATCGCGTTTTGGTTGAGAGGCTGGCTGCtgagacaaaaacaaaaggtGGAATCATGCTTCCAGAGAAATCTCAAGGCAAA gTTCTCGAAGCTACGGTAATATCAGTGGGCCCCGGTGGTCGAAATGAAAAAGGGGAAATCATCCCGATGTCTGTAAAAGCCGGCGATCACGTACTTCTCCCTGAATATGGCGGTACTAAG GTTGTTGTGGATGAGAAGGAGTACTCGATCTTCCGAGAGCAAGATTTGCTCGGAGTTTTTCATTGA
- a CDS encoding hypothetical protein (NECATOR_CHRIII.G11485.T3) produces the protein METTHQSTGNILSFTSTTSTTQRYDDVHFKEYTHFLLVLVSFILSLAAVMCAARIIFVYCTYKRRREETEARRHPTTTMGTETVREPERMGIENYGFSDPPPRYDQVYKEDEAPPLYESLCDFVRHNDRTLEREENAEHGIRSNNEHFRGGGNRARMMEETPAHCAIASNPNGIWSVSRPVINAGVSAPTSESNTGREVCIADSSQEIQNQLRSEIRGIFSYSSIFTTSFTVQYSSLQVKTVLPTNDLESVDCSLHLHFGSKRPGASWSCLRVDLARVLNWSQWLAAASSAATAPGFRKMKGLVGTESDSIELDAGVERKRAEDRGEEWPD, from the exons gtaCGATGATGTTCACTTCAAAGAATACACACATTTTCTACTCGTCCTAGTCTCCTTCATACTTTCGCTTGCTGCTGTAATGTGTGCAGCTCGTATAATCTTCGTATACTGTACTTACAAGAG ACGTCGAGAGGAGACCGAAGCAAGGCGACATCCAACTACGACTATGGGTACAGAGACTGTTCGGGAGCCGG AACGAATGGGCATAGAAAACTATGGTTTTTCTGATCCTCCACCTCGTTATGATCAAGTGTACAAGGAAGACGAAGCACCACCCCTGTACGAGTCGCTCTGCGATTTTGTAAGGCACAACGATCGGACACTTGAACGAGAAGAGAATGCGGAGCACGGTATCAGGTCAAACAATGAACATTTCCGAGGAGGAGGAAATCGAGCAAGAATGATGGAAGAGACGCCAGCACATTGTGCCATTGCCAGCAATCCTAACGGAATTTGGTCAGTAAGCAGACCAGTAATAAACGCCGG AGTTTCTGCTCCAACAAGCGAAAGCAATACCGGCCGTGAGGTATGCATTGCCGACTCATCGCAAGAAATTCAGAATCAGTTACGCAGTGAAATCCGG GGAATATTCAGCTATTC GAGCATTTTTACTACTTCTTTTACG GTGCAATATTCGTCCTTACAAGTCAAAACGGTTCTCCCGACCAATGATCTCGAAAGCGTTGACTGTTCTTTGCACCTGCATT tcgggtcaaaacgacctggagCCTCATGGAGTTGCCTTCGAGTGGATCTGGCGAGGGTTCTAAATTGGTCGCAATGGCTAGCTGCCGCTTCTAGCGCAGCTACCGCACCAGGCTTCAG aaagatgaaaggcttggttggcactgagTCGGATTCAATCGAGCTTGATGCAGGAgttgaacggaaaag GGCTGAGGACAGAGGCGAGGAATGGCCAGACTAG
- a CDS encoding hypothetical protein (NECATOR_CHRIII.G11485.T1): MIAAANMPTLRYFILITTWLEVASPSRNLKNGPTVVQYSSLQVKTVLPTNDLESVDCSLHLHCNSVNDVTAATLSFMLPRVRLYSSFSSFFPCTYSAQKLFDRVFHCYSRVKTTWSLMELPSSGSGEGSKLVAMASCRF, encoded by the exons ATGATCGCTGCTGCTAACATGCCAACTCTTCgctatttcattttaattactACGTGGCTGGAGGTCGCAAGTCCAAGTAGGAATTTGAAGAACGGCCCAACCGTG GTGCAATATTCGTCCTTACAAGTCAAAACGGTTCTCCCGACCAATGATCTCGAAAGCGTTGACTGTTCTTTGCACCTGCATTGTAACTCTGTGAATGATGTAACAGCTGCAACTCTGTCCTTTATGCTTCCACGCGTTCGATtgtattcttctttctcttcgtttttccCATGCACATATTCTGCTCAAAAGCTTTTTGATCGGGTCTTCCATTgttacagtcgggtcaaaacgacctggagCCTCATGGAGTTGCCTTCGAGTGGATCTGGCGAGGGTTCTAAATTGGTCGCAATGGCTAGCTGCCGCTTCTAG
- a CDS encoding hypothetical protein (NECATOR_CHRIII.G11485.T2), which yields METTHQSTGNILSFTSTTSTTQRYDDVHFKEYTHFLLVLVSFILSLAAVMCAARIIFVYCTYKRRREETEARRHPTTTMGTETVREPERMGIENYGFSDPPPRYDQVYKEDEAPPLYESLCDFVRHNDRTLEREENAEHGIRSNNEHFRGGGNRARMMEETPAHCAIASNPNGIWSVSRPVINAGVSAPTSESNTGREVCIADSSQEIQNQLRSEIRISASSFPAAFNVQNLPVAAQAFILLSIGAVVAYELASLDGIFSYS from the exons gtaCGATGATGTTCACTTCAAAGAATACACACATTTTCTACTCGTCCTAGTCTCCTTCATACTTTCGCTTGCTGCTGTAATGTGTGCAGCTCGTATAATCTTCGTATACTGTACTTACAAGAG ACGTCGAGAGGAGACCGAAGCAAGGCGACATCCAACTACGACTATGGGTACAGAGACTGTTCGGGAGCCGG AACGAATGGGCATAGAAAACTATGGTTTTTCTGATCCTCCACCTCGTTATGATCAAGTGTACAAGGAAGACGAAGCACCACCCCTGTACGAGTCGCTCTGCGATTTTGTAAGGCACAACGATCGGACACTTGAACGAGAAGAGAATGCGGAGCACGGTATCAGGTCAAACAATGAACATTTCCGAGGAGGAGGAAATCGAGCAAGAATGATGGAAGAGACGCCAGCACATTGTGCCATTGCCAGCAATCCTAACGGAATTTGGTCAGTAAGCAGACCAGTAATAAACGCCGG AGTTTCTGCTCCAACAAGCGAAAGCAATACCGGCCGTGAGGTATGCATTGCCGACTCATCGCAAGAAATTCAGAATCAGTTACGCAGTGAAATCCGG ATCTCAGCATCTTCGTTTCCTGCTGCCTTCAATGTACAAAATCTCCCAGTAGCTGCACAAGCGTTCATTCTGCTAAGCATCGGTGCAGTCGTAGCATATGAGCTCGCAAGTTTAGAT GGAATATTCAGCTATTCGTAG